In Chlorogloeopsis sp. ULAP01, the following are encoded in one genomic region:
- the fldA gene encoding flavodoxin FldA, producing the protein MSQIGLFFGTTTGKTESVAEIIQKEFGGENVVTLHNIIDVDDSDFEDYQYLIIGCPTWNIGELQSDWEGYFPELDNIDFNGKKVAYFGTGDQVGYADNFQDAMGILEEKITELGGTTVGYWSKDGYDFNESKALKNGKFVGLALDEDNQSDLTDERIKAWVAQLKKEFGL; encoded by the coding sequence ATGTCACAGATTGGTCTATTTTTTGGAACTACTACAGGTAAAACAGAATCTGTAGCAGAGATAATTCAGAAAGAATTTGGTGGTGAAAATGTAGTGACATTGCATAACATCATAGATGTAGACGATAGTGATTTTGAAGACTATCAATATCTAATTATTGGATGTCCTACCTGGAATATTGGCGAACTACAAAGCGACTGGGAAGGTTATTTTCCAGAGCTAGATAACATTGATTTTAATGGTAAAAAAGTAGCTTATTTTGGGACAGGTGACCAAGTTGGCTATGCCGACAACTTTCAAGATGCAATGGGTATTTTGGAAGAGAAAATTACCGAACTTGGTGGCACTACAGTTGGATATTGGTCTAAAGATGGCTATGATTTCAACGAATCCAAAGCATTGAAGAATGGTAAATTTGTCGGTTTAGCTCTTGATGAAGATAATCAATCTGACTTAACTGACGAGCGTATTAAAGCCTGGGTGGCTCAACTGAAAAAAGAATTTGGTTTGTAG
- a CDS encoding alpha/beta hydrolase, with protein sequence MSQHPDVIWLNTSSSLLCFAQPLLCELSHHVSIARWEYTQTQDEASSLDVAIQLLHDYLQSSNQPVHLIGHSTGGLLGLLYTRQYPEKVKSLTLLAVGADAATDWQAHYYSHCPYLSRQKILNTMVYNLFGYQNEQTIQRLERLLEQDLDCSLSPHSLFKRLSVPPSPVPVPLMVCGSRDDIIVEPDALQGWQPFLMEGDRLWECQKGRHFFHFFHPKLVAEQILDFWQSLHSSDSVCRSLKV encoded by the coding sequence ATGTCTCAACATCCAGACGTAATTTGGTTAAATACAAGCTCTAGTCTATTGTGCTTTGCTCAACCACTATTATGTGAATTATCACATCATGTATCTATTGCCCGGTGGGAATATACTCAAACTCAAGATGAAGCAAGTTCCTTAGATGTTGCGATCCAACTGTTACATGATTATCTGCAATCTAGCAATCAACCTGTGCATCTGATTGGACATAGTACGGGAGGATTATTAGGGCTACTATATACTCGTCAATATCCAGAAAAAGTTAAATCTTTAACTCTATTAGCTGTGGGTGCTGATGCAGCTACTGACTGGCAAGCTCATTACTATAGCCATTGCCCCTACTTGAGTCGGCAAAAGATTCTCAATACAATGGTGTATAACCTATTTGGCTATCAGAATGAACAAACCATTCAGCGTCTAGAGAGGCTGTTGGAGCAAGACTTAGATTGCTCGCTCTCACCTCATTCTTTATTTAAACGCTTAAGTGTGCCTCCCTCTCCAGTTCCTGTACCCTTAATGGTTTGTGGTAGCCGAGACGATATCATTGTAGAACCCGACGCCCTGCAAGGATGGCAACCGTTTTTGATGGAGGGCGATCGCCTTTGGGAATGTCAAAAAGGACGTCATTTTTTCCACTTCTTCCATCCAAAGCTTGTCGCAGAACAAATTCTCGACTTTTGGCAATCTCTACATAGCTCCGATTCAGTTTGTAGGAGCCTGAAAGTTTAA